In Desulforegulaceae bacterium, the following are encoded in one genomic region:
- a CDS encoding YaaA family protein, translating to MLTLIGTSKTMRNSKNKELEKELTKPLFNEETKFLFEFMNSLSLGEISKIMKTSEKLSKNTVSMFNNFSNGKNKKNLTPAIYAFSGDVFKSIDIENYKKEDFLFAQKNLFILSGMYGILKPLDQIEPYRLEMGYVPGIKGFKKISDFWKNKITNYLNSIIDLENHNYIIDLASKEFTDSIDKKKLKLKLTNIEFKDEKDNKFRIIATYAKKARGAMADFIIKNRIEEKDDLKDFQGLGYTFNKKFSNNNNLVFTR from the coding sequence ATGTTAACCTTGATTGGTACATCAAAAACAATGAGGAATTCAAAAAATAAAGAATTAGAAAAAGAACTGACCAAGCCTTTATTTAATGAAGAAACAAAATTTCTTTTTGAATTTATGAATTCCCTTTCTTTGGGAGAAATTTCCAAAATTATGAAAACAAGCGAAAAACTTTCAAAAAATACTGTTTCAATGTTTAACAACTTTTCAAATGGTAAAAACAAAAAAAACTTAACCCCTGCAATTTATGCATTTTCAGGGGATGTTTTTAAATCTATTGATATTGAAAATTATAAAAAAGAAGATTTTTTATTTGCTCAAAAAAATTTATTTATTCTTTCAGGAATGTATGGAATTTTAAAACCACTTGACCAAATTGAGCCTTATAGACTTGAAATGGGATATGTCCCGGGAATTAAGGGTTTTAAAAAAATAAGTGATTTTTGGAAAAACAAAATTACAAACTATTTAAATTCAATCATTGACCTGGAAAATCATAACTATATCATAGATCTTGCTTCAAAGGAGTTTACTGATTCAATTGATAAGAAAAAATTAAAATTAAAGCTTACTAATATTGAGTTTAAAGATGAAAAAGACAATAAGTTTAGAATAATTGCAACTTATGCAAAAAAAGCCAGGGGAGCCATGGCTGATTTTATAATAAAAAATAGAATAGAAGAAAAAGATGATCTTAAAGATTTTCAGGGACTTGGATATACTTTTAACAAAAAATTTTCTAATAACAACAACCTTGTTTTTACAAGATAA
- a CDS encoding alpha/beta hydrolase translates to MEKQKIKKFNFLQNPKEFDENKKSIIFIHGASINSNFFVNQLNFFSNEFNVFAPDLPGRNVGDEIPSKNISGYADFIIDFIEEMKLEKPHICGISMGGAIVLDLLVREYENIDSAIIINSGARLKVLDMVFTSVQNAFDDFRKGMINFGVSENFDVAKIEAEAYKATIDNPYTAISDFNACNDFDLMGRLDKIDKKVLILGATEDVSTPLKYGKYLNDHIKNSQFKVIEGAGHLSPMEKPDEVNSEIYKFLKA, encoded by the coding sequence GTGGAAAAACAAAAAATAAAAAAATTTAATTTCTTACAAAATCCTAAAGAATTTGATGAAAATAAAAAATCTATAATTTTTATTCATGGTGCTTCTATTAATTCCAATTTTTTTGTTAATCAGCTTAATTTTTTTTCCAATGAATTTAATGTTTTTGCTCCTGATCTTCCAGGACGTAATGTTGGCGATGAAATTCCATCTAAAAATATTTCTGGATACGCAGATTTTATCATAGATTTTATAGAGGAAATGAAACTTGAAAAACCTCATATCTGCGGGATTTCAATGGGTGGAGCAATTGTTTTGGATCTTCTTGTAAGGGAATATGAAAATATTGATTCAGCAATAATAATCAATTCAGGGGCAAGACTAAAAGTTTTGGATATGGTTTTTACCTCTGTCCAAAATGCTTTTGATGATTTTAGAAAAGGAATGATAAACTTTGGAGTATCTGAAAACTTTGATGTCGCTAAAATAGAAGCTGAAGCTTATAAGGCGACCATTGACAATCCTTATACTGCAATTTCAGATTTTAATGCCTGCAATGATTTTGATTTAATGGGACGCCTTGATAAAATTGATAAAAAAGTCTTAATTCTTGGTGCAACTGAAGATGTTTCAACCCCTTTAAAATATGGAAAATATTTAAATGACCATATAAAAAACTCTCAATTTAAAGTAATTGAAGGAGCTGGGCATTTATCTCCTATGGAAAAACCTGATGAGGTAAATTCAGAAATTTATAAATTTCTGAAGGCATGA
- a CDS encoding L,D-transpeptidase family protein — MNQKIMRKIFLIFFILCPSLSFGIEKADSVLVIKSELKLYLIKNENIYKSYHISLGNNPKGHKIKEGDGRTPEGRYILYYKNINSAFYKSIHISFPNKEDKKKAKEKGFNPGGAIMIHGQKNRLGWLYFVSKYFNWTQGCIGLSNKNMDEIWTLVDVGTAILIKP, encoded by the coding sequence ATGAACCAGAAAATTATGAGAAAAATATTTCTAATTTTTTTTATTCTGTGTCCGTCTTTATCTTTTGGAATAGAAAAAGCTGATTCAGTACTGGTAATAAAATCAGAATTAAAATTATACTTAATAAAAAATGAAAATATATATAAAAGCTATCATATTTCACTTGGCAACAACCCAAAAGGACACAAAATTAAAGAAGGTGATGGAAGAACACCTGAAGGCAGATATATTCTTTATTATAAAAATATAAACAGTGCTTTTTATAAATCAATCCATATTTCATTCCCCAACAAAGAAGATAAAAAAAAAGCAAAAGAAAAAGGTTTTAATCCTGGTGGTGCAATAATGATTCACGGACAAAAAAACAGACTTGGCTGGCTGTATTTTGTTTCAAAATATTTTAATTGGACCCAGGGATGCATTGGATTATCAAATAAAAATATGGATGAAATATGGACCCTGGTTGATGTTGGCACAGCTATACTAATAAAACCATGA